A single region of the Nocardioides aurantiacus genome encodes:
- a CDS encoding ABC transporter permease: MSTRLAGVGPLLRVSLRQDALRTVPWVLLVCLLPVSSVVAYDLVFPAARDRAALAASMGSNPALSLLLGPARDLSTADGFAGWRSGQVGAVFAGLMTVLVVVRHSRAQEDSGQAELLASAVMARGSRLAVALLVAGLAAGATGVTCAVATVSAGGDPRSSWLLAATFTASGLVFAGVAAVTAQLASDARTATGLAVAVLGLSYVLRGYLDAAGAPAWTTWLTPLGWLEATRPGAGDRPAPLLLALVASVALAAAAFVLQSRRDFGQGLLAARTGPAEAGSVGSPWGLAVRLQRGPVLAWVLAVVGTGLLLGSLTGSVGDLVAENPTMAALLASGALSAGGLAFAFVVTMLQVLALLAAVAGVQVVVRAHAEEAAHRLEQLLAAGLRRRTHLATHAVIALGAPSLALLLAGAALGVVAHGQEPDVATGDVVLQAAATLPAVWLLVGLALAAVGAAPRLRAVGWLAVVGTFVLTVLGPTLDLPGWALDLSPLRHVPDVAAPGLAWGGSAALAAVAAGLVAVAFVGLERRDVG, encoded by the coding sequence GTGAGCACCCGCCTGGCCGGGGTCGGCCCGCTGCTGCGGGTCTCGCTGCGCCAGGACGCCCTGCGCACCGTGCCCTGGGTGCTGCTGGTCTGCCTGCTGCCGGTCTCCTCGGTGGTGGCCTACGACCTCGTGTTCCCCGCCGCCCGCGACCGGGCCGCGCTGGCCGCCAGCATGGGCAGCAACCCGGCGCTGTCGCTGCTGCTCGGCCCGGCCCGCGACCTGTCCACGGCCGACGGCTTCGCCGGCTGGCGCTCGGGACAGGTGGGTGCGGTGTTCGCAGGGCTGATGACGGTCCTCGTCGTGGTGCGTCACAGCCGGGCCCAGGAGGACTCCGGCCAGGCCGAGCTGCTCGCGTCCGCGGTGATGGCCCGCGGGTCGCGGCTGGCGGTCGCGCTCCTCGTCGCGGGGCTGGCCGCCGGGGCGACCGGGGTGACCTGCGCGGTCGCGACCGTGTCCGCCGGCGGCGACCCGCGGTCGTCGTGGCTGCTCGCCGCGACCTTCACCGCGTCCGGGCTGGTGTTCGCCGGCGTCGCGGCCGTCACCGCGCAGCTGGCCTCCGACGCCCGCACCGCCACGGGCCTCGCGGTCGCGGTGCTGGGCCTGTCCTACGTGCTGCGCGGCTACCTCGACGCCGCGGGAGCCCCGGCCTGGACCACCTGGCTGACGCCGCTGGGCTGGCTGGAGGCGACCCGGCCCGGAGCCGGTGACCGGCCGGCGCCGCTCCTGCTCGCCCTCGTCGCCTCGGTGGCGCTGGCCGCCGCCGCCTTCGTGCTGCAGTCCCGCCGTGACTTCGGTCAGGGCCTGCTCGCCGCGCGCACGGGCCCGGCCGAGGCCGGGTCGGTGGGCTCGCCCTGGGGCCTGGCCGTCCGGCTGCAGCGCGGACCGGTGCTGGCGTGGGTCCTCGCCGTCGTCGGGACGGGGCTGCTCCTGGGGAGCCTCACCGGCTCCGTGGGCGACCTCGTCGCCGAGAACCCCACGATGGCCGCGCTGCTGGCCTCGGGGGCGCTGAGCGCCGGCGGGCTGGCCTTCGCCTTCGTGGTCACGATGCTGCAGGTGCTCGCCCTGCTGGCGGCGGTCGCGGGCGTCCAGGTGGTGGTGCGCGCGCACGCCGAGGAGGCCGCCCACCGGCTCGAGCAGCTGCTGGCGGCCGGCCTGCGCCGGCGTACGCACCTCGCCACGCACGCGGTGATCGCGCTCGGTGCGCCGTCGCTCGCGCTGCTGCTCGCCGGCGCGGCGCTGGGGGTGGTCGCCCACGGACAGGAGCCGGACGTCGCGACCGGCGACGTGGTGCTGCAGGCCGCGGCGACCCTGCCGGCGGTGTGGCTGCTCGTCGGCCTCGCCCTCGCGGCGGTCGGCGCCGCCCCCCGCCTGCGCGCGGTCGGCTGGCTGGCCGTGGTGGGGACCTTCGTCCTCACCGTCCTGGGCCCGACGCTCGACCTGCCCGGGTGGGCGCTCGACCTGAGCCCGCTGCGCCACGTGCCCGACGTCGCGGCTCCGGGCCTCGCGTGGGGCGGCTCGGCGGCGCTGGCCGCGGTCGCGGCAGGGTTGGTCGCGGTGGCCTTCGTCGGCCTCGAGCGGCGCGACGTCGGCTAG
- a CDS encoding esterase/lipase family protein, with translation MTPSTKARPAAGTPDADRAHAPRPHLWLREGLTGLELAHSAASRRYLAGLPSGDGHPVLVLPGFLAGASSTGFLRGFLRSKGYRVYDWGQGRNMGVRQGLRGRLSERLDHIAQRSGEPMSIVGWSAGGIYAREIARENPDRVRSVITMGTPMRGNLRATSAWPAYTLLNRGRNAVDLTPEVLGSRAAPLSVPTTCIYSRYDGIVAWELCTSLPAPTTENVEVRSTHLGFGHHRATLAVVADRLAQPVGEWRPYAG, from the coding sequence GTGACCCCCTCGACGAAGGCCCGCCCCGCCGCCGGCACCCCCGACGCCGACCGCGCCCACGCACCCCGCCCCCACCTGTGGCTCCGCGAGGGGCTGACCGGTCTCGAGCTGGCCCACTCGGCGGCGTCGCGGCGCTACCTCGCCGGACTGCCGAGCGGCGACGGCCACCCCGTGCTCGTGCTGCCCGGCTTCCTCGCCGGCGCCAGCTCGACCGGCTTCTTGCGCGGGTTCCTGCGCAGCAAGGGCTACCGCGTCTACGACTGGGGCCAGGGTCGCAACATGGGCGTCCGGCAGGGGCTGCGAGGTCGGCTGAGCGAGCGGCTCGACCACATCGCGCAGCGCTCCGGCGAGCCGATGAGCATCGTCGGCTGGAGCGCGGGCGGCATCTACGCCCGCGAGATCGCGCGCGAGAACCCCGACCGGGTCCGCTCGGTGATCACGATGGGCACCCCGATGCGCGGCAACCTCCGGGCGACGTCGGCCTGGCCGGCGTACACGCTGCTCAACCGGGGCCGCAACGCCGTCGACCTGACGCCCGAGGTGCTCGGCAGCCGGGCGGCGCCGCTGTCCGTGCCGACCACCTGCATCTACAGCCGCTACGACGGCATCGTCGCCTGGGAGCTGTGCACCAGCCTGCCGGCGCCGACCACCGAGAACGTCGAGGTGCGCTCGACCCACCTGGGCTTCGGCCACCACCGCGCCACCCTCGCCGTCGTGGCCGACCGGCTCGCGCAGCCGGTGGGGGAGTGGCGGCCCTACGCGGGCTGA
- the paaD gene encoding 1,2-phenylacetyl-CoA epoxidase subunit PaaD → MTTATRSDVGDLARSVTDPEMPMLTLEDLGVLRDVAVEDGGRVVLTITPTYSGCPAMATMRDDLVHVLHDAGHDRVEVRVRLHPAWSSDWITERGRQALRDHGLSAPGPAPRHDGPVPLTLLPVRRDLACPRCGSDAVALTSEFGPTACKAMYRCTSCAEPFEHVKEI, encoded by the coding sequence GTGACCACCGCGACCCGATCCGACGTCGGTGACCTCGCGCGCTCGGTCACGGACCCGGAGATGCCGATGCTCACCCTCGAGGACCTGGGCGTGCTGCGCGACGTCGCCGTCGAGGACGGCGGGCGGGTGGTCCTCACCATCACGCCGACCTACTCCGGGTGCCCGGCCATGGCCACGATGCGCGACGACCTGGTGCACGTGCTGCACGACGCCGGCCACGACCGCGTCGAGGTCCGCGTCCGCCTGCACCCGGCCTGGTCGAGCGACTGGATCACCGAGCGCGGCCGGCAGGCGCTGCGTGACCACGGCCTCTCGGCGCCCGGCCCGGCGCCGCGCCACGACGGCCCGGTGCCGCTGACGCTGCTGCCCGTGCGCCGCGACCTGGCCTGTCCGCGCTGCGGCTCCGACGCGGTCGCGCTGACCTCGGAGTTCGGCCCGACGGCGTGCAAGGCGATGTACCGCTGCACCTCGTGCGCGGAGCCCTTCGAGCACGTCAAGGAGATCTGA
- the paaE gene encoding 1,2-phenylacetyl-CoA epoxidase subunit PaaE yields MTSVRVRARFHELRVAAVERLTDDAAAITFEVPEELRAAYAFEAGQSLTLRRTVEGQEHRRSYSICAPAGARPRVGVREVPDGLFSRWLVRELRVGDVVEVQTPTGSFRADPATPGRHLCIAAGSGITPMLSIASSVLAHPESRVTLLYGNRTTGSVMFAEELADLKNRHGAQLDLVHVLSREPRDVELFSGRLDAQRLRTLLTVLVPVDDLDHVWLCGPFGMVADARAVLEELGVPADRVHVELFYVDEPPPELERPDAVVEGETSEVTVVLDGRSTTAPMSTGASVLDGAAATRHDLPFACKGGVCGTCRARVTAGEVDMRRNYALDDDEVERGFVLTCQSFPVGDAVTVDFDA; encoded by the coding sequence ATGACCTCGGTCCGGGTCCGCGCGCGGTTCCACGAGCTCCGGGTGGCCGCCGTCGAGCGCCTCACCGACGACGCCGCCGCGATCACCTTCGAGGTGCCCGAGGAGCTGCGCGCGGCGTACGCCTTCGAGGCCGGCCAGTCGCTGACGCTGCGGCGCACGGTCGAGGGCCAGGAGCACCGCCGCTCCTACTCCATCTGCGCCCCCGCGGGCGCCCGGCCCCGCGTCGGGGTGCGCGAGGTCCCCGACGGGCTGTTCTCCCGCTGGCTGGTCCGCGAGCTGCGGGTCGGCGACGTGGTCGAGGTGCAGACGCCGACGGGGAGCTTCCGGGCCGACCCCGCCACCCCCGGCCGCCACCTGTGCATCGCCGCGGGCTCGGGCATCACCCCGATGCTCTCGATCGCCAGCTCGGTGCTGGCGCACCCCGAGAGCCGGGTGACGCTGCTCTACGGCAACCGCACCACCGGCTCGGTGATGTTCGCCGAGGAGCTGGCCGACCTGAAGAACCGCCACGGCGCTCAGCTCGACCTGGTCCACGTGCTCTCCCGCGAGCCCCGCGACGTGGAGCTGTTCTCGGGCCGGCTCGACGCCCAGCGGCTGCGCACGCTGCTGACGGTGCTGGTGCCCGTCGACGACCTCGACCACGTCTGGCTGTGCGGTCCCTTCGGGATGGTCGCCGACGCCCGGGCCGTGCTGGAGGAGCTCGGCGTGCCTGCCGACCGGGTGCACGTCGAGCTGTTCTACGTCGACGAGCCGCCGCCCGAGCTCGAGCGCCCCGACGCCGTCGTGGAGGGGGAGACCAGCGAGGTCACCGTCGTGCTCGACGGCCGCTCGACGACCGCCCCGATGAGCACGGGCGCCAGCGTCCTGGACGGCGCCGCGGCCACCCGCCACGACCTGCCGTTCGCCTGCAAGGGGGGCGTGTGCGGCACCTGCCGCGCGCGCGTCACCGCGGGCGAGGTCGACATGCGCCGCAACTACGCCCTCGACGACGACGAGGTCGAGCGCGGGTTCGTGCTGACCTGCCAGTCCTTCCCGGTCGGCGACGCCGTGACCGTCGACTTCGACGCGTGA
- a CDS encoding GAF and ANTAR domain-containing protein, with the protein MTVDYPPELVDSFTRLAEAVGRAASVADTYEVLCRGAVEVVDGCDHASLMLLADGRGRTAAASDDVARRGDAIELELGDGPCLDALRDDEPDLHLCADLTAPNRWPALASRLVAETPVRGMGGFRLRTAGRHLGALNLFSSTPGALGEESMAQAAVLAAFASVAVTAALHGEEAETMRAGLQSNRTIGTALGLLMQTHDLTDAEAFGVLSRLSQQMNVKLSQLAADVIEQHRQGIAPPV; encoded by the coding sequence GTGACCGTCGACTACCCCCCGGAGCTGGTCGACTCCTTCACGCGCCTCGCCGAGGCCGTCGGCCGGGCCGCGTCGGTGGCCGACACCTACGAGGTGCTGTGCCGCGGTGCCGTCGAGGTCGTCGACGGCTGCGACCACGCGTCGCTCATGCTGCTGGCCGACGGGCGCGGCCGCACCGCCGCCGCCTCCGACGACGTCGCCCGCCGCGGCGACGCCATCGAGCTCGAGCTCGGCGACGGGCCCTGCCTCGACGCGCTGCGCGACGACGAGCCCGACCTGCACCTGTGCGCCGACCTCACGGCACCCAACCGGTGGCCGGCCCTCGCGAGCCGCCTCGTGGCCGAGACGCCCGTGCGCGGCATGGGCGGCTTCCGGCTCCGCACCGCCGGCCGCCACCTGGGCGCGCTCAACCTGTTCAGCAGCACCCCGGGGGCGCTCGGCGAGGAGTCGATGGCCCAGGCCGCGGTGCTGGCGGCGTTCGCGTCGGTCGCGGTCACCGCCGCGCTGCACGGCGAGGAGGCCGAGACGATGCGGGCGGGGCTGCAGAGCAACCGCACCATCGGCACCGCGCTCGGCCTGCTGATGCAGACCCACGACCTCACCGACGCCGAGGCGTTCGGGGTGCTCTCGCGGCTCTCGCAGCAGATGAACGTCAAGCTCTCCCAGCTCGCCGCCGACGTGATCGAGCAGCACCGCCAGGGGATCGCCCCGCCCGTCTGA
- the paaB gene encoding 1,2-phenylacetyl-CoA epoxidase subunit PaaB yields the protein MTGPGEGGEDFAAEGGHGAVPLEGVPTALGETPRGEWPLYEVFVRGKRGLNHVHVGSLHAADDEMALRHARDVYTRRNEGVSIWAVRADRIAASSPDEKDPLFAPAGDKVYRHPTFYAVPDDVPHM from the coding sequence ATGACCGGCCCGGGTGAGGGAGGCGAGGACTTCGCCGCCGAGGGCGGGCACGGCGCCGTGCCGCTCGAGGGCGTGCCCACCGCGCTGGGGGAGACCCCGCGCGGCGAGTGGCCGCTCTACGAGGTGTTCGTGCGCGGCAAGCGCGGCCTCAACCACGTGCACGTCGGGTCGCTGCACGCCGCCGACGACGAGATGGCGCTGCGCCACGCCCGCGACGTCTACACCCGCCGCAACGAGGGCGTCAGCATCTGGGCGGTCCGCGCCGACCGGATCGCGGCGTCGAGCCCCGACGAGAAGGACCCGCTGTTCGCCCCCGCCGGCGACAAGGTCTACCGGCACCCGACGTTCTACGCCGTCCCCGACGACGTCCCCCACATGTGA
- a CDS encoding ArsO family NAD(P)H-dependent flavin-containing monooxygenase: protein MAGRTQHLEVPVVVVGAGQAGLAVGYHLQRLGRVPRQDFLLLDAADRPGGAWPRTWDGLHLFSPPAYSSLPGWMMPPWRDPTGVHDGYPPRDHVVAYLTAYEQRYGLAPLRPHRVSEVVAADDDAGGPLLVRAPGLAVRARVVVSATGTWDRPFRPAYPGSGLYAGRQLHAADLRSPEELAGQRVVVVGGGNSAAQLLALVSRVADTTWVATRPPRFLPDDVDGRALFDAATARVRAREGGTPHDGVGGLGDVVVVPEVREARDRGVLHARPMFERLTRDGVAWADGTTERADVVLWCTGFRPALRHLAPLRLRDADGRVPVGGTSGTRAERDHRVHLVGYGDWTGPASATLIGVGRTARATVAEVVGRTWPQPA from the coding sequence GTGGCGGGGCGGACGCAGCACCTCGAGGTCCCCGTCGTGGTCGTCGGGGCCGGACAGGCGGGCCTGGCCGTCGGCTACCACCTGCAGCGGCTCGGCCGGGTCCCCCGGCAGGACTTCCTCCTCCTCGACGCCGCCGACCGTCCCGGTGGCGCGTGGCCCCGGACGTGGGACGGCCTCCACCTGTTCTCGCCCCCGGCGTACTCCTCGCTGCCCGGCTGGATGATGCCGCCGTGGCGGGACCCGACCGGCGTCCACGACGGCTACCCGCCGCGCGACCACGTGGTGGCCTACCTGACGGCGTACGAGCAGCGCTACGGCCTGGCGCCGCTGCGCCCGCACCGGGTGAGCGAGGTGGTCGCGGCCGACGACGACGCGGGCGGCCCGCTGCTCGTGCGTGCCCCCGGGCTGGCGGTGAGGGCCCGGGTGGTGGTGTCGGCGACCGGCACGTGGGACCGCCCGTTCCGGCCGGCGTACCCCGGGAGCGGGCTGTACGCCGGGCGCCAGCTGCACGCCGCGGACCTGCGCTCGCCCGAGGAGCTGGCGGGGCAGCGGGTCGTGGTGGTCGGCGGCGGCAACTCCGCGGCCCAGCTGCTGGCCCTGGTCTCCCGCGTCGCCGACACCACCTGGGTCGCGACGCGACCGCCGCGGTTCCTGCCCGACGACGTGGACGGGCGGGCCCTCTTCGACGCGGCCACCGCGCGGGTCCGCGCCCGCGAGGGGGGTACGCCGCACGACGGGGTCGGCGGCCTGGGCGACGTCGTGGTCGTCCCGGAGGTGCGCGAGGCCCGCGACCGCGGGGTGCTCCACGCGCGCCCGATGTTCGAGCGGCTCACCCGCGACGGCGTCGCCTGGGCCGACGGCACCACCGAGCGGGCCGACGTGGTGCTCTGGTGCACCGGCTTCCGGCCGGCGCTGCGCCACCTCGCGCCGCTGCGGCTGCGCGACGCCGACGGCCGGGTCCCCGTGGGCGGCACGTCGGGCACCCGGGCCGAGCGCGACCACCGCGTCCACCTCGTGGGGTACGGCGACTGGACCGGACCCGCCTCCGCGACGCTGATCGGCGTCGGGCGCACCGCTCGCGCGACGGTGGCGGAGGTCGTCGGGCGGACCTGGCCTCAGCCCGCGTAG
- the paaA gene encoding 1,2-phenylacetyl-CoA epoxidase subunit PaaA has translation MSTTAPDATAPDETALVEQFEQVLARHDRIEPRDWMPEKYRATLVRQIAQHAHSEIIGMQPEGNWITRAPSLRRKAILLAKVQDEAGHGLYLYSACETLGVSRQELTEKLVSGQQKYSSIFNYPTLSYADVGTIGWLVDGAAIANQVPLCRTSYGPYGRSMIRICKEESFHQRQGYELLMTMMRGSDAQRAMVQESVDRFWWPALMMFGPPDDDSPNTAQSMAWGIKRDTNDELRQKFVDMSVPQAERLGVTLPDPDLVWNAERGHHDFGQPDWEEFRAVVTGAGPCNAQRIAHRRRAHEDGAWVRDAATAFAARSSAEPVETREARA, from the coding sequence ATGAGCACCACCGCACCCGACGCGACCGCGCCCGACGAGACCGCGCTCGTCGAGCAGTTCGAGCAGGTCCTCGCCCGCCACGACCGGATCGAGCCGCGCGACTGGATGCCGGAGAAGTACCGCGCCACCCTGGTGCGCCAGATCGCCCAGCACGCGCACTCCGAGATCATCGGGATGCAGCCCGAGGGCAACTGGATCACCCGTGCACCGTCGCTGCGCCGCAAGGCGATCCTCCTGGCCAAGGTGCAGGACGAGGCCGGCCACGGGCTCTACCTCTACTCGGCGTGCGAGACGCTCGGCGTCTCGCGCCAGGAGCTGACCGAGAAGCTGGTCTCGGGCCAGCAGAAGTACTCCTCGATCTTCAACTACCCGACGCTGTCGTACGCCGACGTCGGCACCATCGGATGGCTCGTCGACGGCGCGGCCATCGCCAACCAGGTGCCGCTGTGCCGCACGTCGTACGGCCCCTACGGCCGGTCGATGATCCGGATCTGCAAGGAGGAGTCCTTCCACCAGCGGCAGGGCTACGAGCTGCTGATGACGATGATGCGCGGGAGCGACGCCCAGCGCGCCATGGTCCAGGAGTCGGTCGACCGGTTCTGGTGGCCCGCGCTGATGATGTTCGGCCCGCCCGACGACGACTCGCCCAACACCGCGCAGTCGATGGCGTGGGGGATCAAGCGCGACACCAACGACGAGCTGCGCCAGAAGTTCGTCGACATGAGCGTCCCGCAGGCCGAGCGGCTCGGCGTCACCCTGCCCGACCCCGACCTCGTCTGGAACGCCGAGCGCGGCCACCACGACTTCGGCCAGCCCGACTGGGAGGAGTTCCGCGCCGTGGTCACGGGCGCCGGCCCCTGCAACGCCCAGCGGATCGCGCACCGCCGTCGCGCCCACGAGGACGGCGCCTGGGTCCGCGACGCCGCCACCGCCTTCGCCGCCCGCTCGTCGGCCGAGCCCGTCGAGACCCGCGAGGCCCGCGCATGA
- a CDS encoding ABC transporter ATP-binding protein, whose translation MPGTHAIRTHGLVKRFGRATALDGLDLEVARGEVHGFLGPNGAGKSTALRVLLGLLRADAGTAELLGGDPWRDVVELHRRLAYVPGDVVLWPSLTGGEAIDLIGNLRGGLDRARRDDLVERFELDPTKRGRHYSKGNRQKVAIVVALAADVELLVLDEPTSGLDPLMEAAFQDEVARLPAEGRTVLLSSHILGEVQALADRVSIIRRGRVVQTGTLADLRGQTRWGVEAVLARPPADPGALPGLHDVVLDDRGGLRATVDPGEVNRAMAALVAHDLLSITVSPASLEDLFLRQYGDAQAGATP comes from the coding sequence ATGCCGGGGACCCACGCGATCCGCACGCACGGGCTGGTCAAGCGGTTCGGCCGTGCCACCGCGCTCGACGGGCTCGACCTCGAGGTGGCCCGCGGGGAGGTGCACGGCTTCCTGGGCCCCAACGGCGCCGGCAAGTCGACGGCGCTGCGGGTCCTGCTCGGGCTGCTCCGCGCCGACGCCGGCACGGCCGAGCTGCTGGGCGGCGACCCGTGGCGCGACGTGGTCGAGCTGCACCGCCGGCTGGCCTACGTGCCCGGCGACGTGGTGCTGTGGCCCTCGCTGACCGGCGGCGAGGCGATCGACCTCATCGGCAACCTCCGGGGCGGCCTGGACCGGGCGCGTCGCGACGACCTCGTCGAGCGCTTCGAGCTCGACCCGACCAAGCGGGGCCGGCACTACTCCAAGGGCAACCGCCAGAAGGTCGCGATCGTCGTTGCGCTCGCAGCCGACGTCGAGCTGCTCGTCCTCGACGAGCCGACCTCGGGCCTCGACCCGCTGATGGAGGCGGCCTTCCAGGACGAGGTCGCGCGGCTGCCGGCCGAGGGCCGCACGGTGCTGCTGTCGAGCCACATCCTCGGCGAGGTGCAGGCGCTCGCCGACCGGGTGAGCATCATCCGCCGCGGCCGCGTCGTGCAGACCGGCACGCTGGCCGACCTGCGTGGGCAGACCCGGTGGGGCGTCGAGGCGGTCCTCGCCCGGCCGCCGGCCGACCCGGGCGCTCTGCCCGGCCTGCACGACGTGGTGCTCGACGACCGCGGCGGGCTGCGCGCGACCGTCGACCCCGGCGAGGTCAACCGGGCCATGGCCGCGCTGGTGGCGCACGACCTGCTCTCCATCACCGTCTCGCCGGCCTCGCTGGAGGACCTCTTCCTCCGGCAGTACGGCGATGCGCAGGCCGGCGCCACGCCGTGA
- a CDS encoding NAD-dependent epimerase/dehydratase family protein, which translates to MRIFFTGGSGKAGRHVAPFLADQGHQVTNADLVPLDHPGVSDLRVDLTDAGETWSALAGMATFEELEHTEALRYDAVVHFAAVPRILLTSDAATYATNVLSTYHVLEAATRLGIPKIVFASSETTYGICFARGERKPLHVPVDEEHPTVPEDAYAMSKVAGEVTARSFQARTGTDVYGLRINNVIEPHEYAEMFPPFLTDPGRRRRNVFAYIDTRDLGQMVQRCLETDGLGYQVFNVANADMSTAATTEQVREQFYDGVEVRREMGRDETFYAIDKARELLGFEPQHSWRDVLDDPGAGEG; encoded by the coding sequence ATGCGCATCTTCTTCACCGGCGGCAGCGGCAAGGCCGGCCGGCACGTGGCCCCCTTCCTCGCCGACCAGGGCCACCAGGTCACCAACGCCGACCTCGTCCCGCTCGACCACCCCGGGGTCAGCGACCTGCGGGTCGACCTGACCGACGCGGGGGAGACCTGGTCGGCCCTCGCCGGCATGGCCACCTTCGAGGAGCTCGAGCACACCGAGGCGCTGCGCTACGACGCGGTCGTCCACTTCGCCGCGGTGCCGCGGATCCTGCTGACCAGCGACGCGGCGACGTACGCCACCAACGTGCTCAGCACCTACCACGTCCTCGAGGCCGCCACCCGGCTCGGGATCCCCAAGATCGTCTTCGCCTCCTCCGAGACGACCTACGGCATCTGCTTCGCCCGCGGCGAGCGCAAGCCGCTCCACGTCCCGGTCGACGAGGAGCACCCGACGGTGCCCGAGGACGCCTACGCGATGTCCAAGGTCGCGGGCGAGGTCACCGCACGCTCGTTCCAGGCCCGCACCGGCACCGACGTCTACGGGCTGCGGATCAACAACGTCATCGAGCCCCACGAGTACGCCGAGATGTTCCCGCCCTTCCTCACCGATCCCGGCCGCCGGCGCCGCAACGTCTTCGCCTACATCGACACCCGCGACCTCGGCCAGATGGTGCAGCGCTGCCTGGAGACCGACGGGCTGGGCTACCAGGTCTTCAACGTCGCCAACGCCGACATGTCCACCGCCGCCACGACCGAGCAGGTCCGCGAGCAGTTCTACGACGGCGTCGAGGTGCGCCGCGAGATGGGCCGCGACGAGACCTTCTACGCCATCGACAAGGCCCGCGAGCTGCTCGGCTTCGAGCCGCAGCACTCCTGGCGCGACGTGCTCGACGACCCGGGCGCAGGCGAGGGCTGA
- the paaC gene encoding 1,2-phenylacetyl-CoA epoxidase subunit PaaC, which produces MSEHESVYDGLLGGDDSQWAFGTSFEDPLAGVDTTVPDGVDAGALAAYCLMLGDDALVHSHRLSQWASNAPDLEEDIALSNVALDLLGQARLLLARAAAADPDLVPALPEGSPVPPEDALAFFRDEAAFRNVRLAEQENGDFAATVVRLLLLSSHRLALLQRLVASSDQVLAAIAAKGVKELTYHRDYAGRWFLTLAQGTAESRRRLLAGLALVWPLRAELARTHPVERLVAEQGVGVDPASVTDEVDVLLEQVFSVSGVERPGLPATGTVAGGAGREGRHSEAMGRLLAEMQVVARAHPTGLW; this is translated from the coding sequence ATGAGCGAGCACGAGAGCGTGTACGACGGCCTGCTGGGCGGCGACGACTCGCAGTGGGCCTTCGGCACCTCCTTCGAGGACCCCCTGGCCGGGGTGGACACCACCGTCCCCGACGGCGTCGACGCGGGCGCGCTCGCGGCGTACTGCCTGATGCTCGGCGACGACGCGCTCGTCCACTCCCACCGGCTCTCCCAGTGGGCCAGCAACGCGCCCGACCTGGAGGAGGACATCGCGCTGTCCAACGTCGCGCTCGACCTCCTCGGCCAGGCGCGGCTGCTGCTGGCCCGGGCCGCCGCCGCCGACCCGGACCTGGTGCCCGCCCTGCCGGAGGGCTCGCCGGTCCCGCCCGAGGACGCGCTGGCGTTCTTCCGCGACGAGGCGGCGTTCCGCAACGTGCGGCTCGCCGAGCAGGAGAACGGCGACTTCGCGGCGACCGTGGTGCGGCTGCTGCTGCTCTCCAGCCACCGGCTCGCGCTGCTGCAGCGGCTGGTGGCCAGCAGCGACCAGGTGCTCGCGGCGATCGCCGCCAAGGGCGTCAAGGAGCTGACCTACCACCGCGACTACGCCGGGCGCTGGTTCCTGACGCTGGCGCAGGGCACCGCGGAGTCGCGCCGCCGGTTGCTGGCGGGCCTCGCGCTGGTCTGGCCGCTGCGGGCCGAGCTGGCCCGCACCCACCCCGTCGAGCGCCTCGTCGCCGAGCAGGGCGTCGGCGTCGACCCGGCATCGGTGACCGACGAGGTCGACGTGCTGCTCGAGCAGGTGTTCTCGGTCAGCGGGGTCGAGCGCCCCGGGCTGCCGGCCACCGGGACCGTGGCCGGTGGCGCCGGCCGGGAGGGCCGCCACAGCGAGGCGATGGGGCGGCTGCTCGCCGAAATGCAGGTCGTCGCCCGCGCCCACCCGACGGGACTCTGGTGA